Proteins encoded within one genomic window of Methanosarcina barkeri str. Wiesmoor:
- a CDS encoding cobaltochelatase subunit CobN, translating to MNKMKRGLLLLASLLVFLLVPAVSAAENQVNVMYLGYGENYALQKASTTNEYSEYINFTNINVYGSSYEASSSLLNAAESGLIEKQDVILCDMLYSPIYDSVEDSFKRAHDNGTVFVDIRSENEPKFFDYVYRDSRKNPVRYYYDRMGGSGIGLDYAEKLLICLAKEYANRSDITAEWNVSLISQADWAKIKILYLGHNGCPALELANQTNHYSDDIKFQVLEAYNEAGDGPSDDLKTAAASGLLEDQDILICDNLSSSIYNYDSNLFSDICNAGVYIVNIQPQGQSLTWKNFFNYVYAYETNETTSGEFGGPVDYDTAIGYYYDNMGTDTEEEKKNAENLLIYLSIEYGFRPILTEDWTLEDLDKIKIMYLGPEPNDALELAASNSRYSSQIEFTNIKAYDSNGDPSDELMEAVESGQVEEQNLIFCDRFSSSIYEALNDSFWQAHTKGTVFASFNSSGTPSYFDYASDGFTDDPICNFYRYMGTDGKVRQKNAEYLLHYLAENYANRPEITNNWELVRVMYLGYGANSALELAGQSNPYSSNIELLNLNAYNNSSNSGDEAVVAGKSGLMEMQDVIVCNMLSSDIYEALGEYFEKAHTNGTTIIDINSFDPPSLAPEYVDYAYNGSENTTFCSYFLNMSAETDEGIENAENLMIYLSKIYSNKQNFTGDWSYIESSGSSIPMVGIYYPGSDNESFYFEDTPTYLAWYKRGSESYRSYDPNKPTIGIWFHRTDLQNGYTGVVDAIIRNLEDKDCNVIAGFDTFDNITEYYCDENGTPLVQCMISLKSFRLNYNNPEQGIEELKNLNVSVLRGIVAEESEYVDAADSSRGIPTDQVVRKTISPDLDGIFEYIVVGKSEKNSTTGYYEYVPMPNQVDWITNRSIKWAELKLKNNSEKNVAVIYYNYPSGKDNVATASYLDGVKSLCKLLEVMQENGYDIDYVPEDSDELLDRLMLQGYNAGSWAEGMLDDLVVNRTDWGVELVPIETYHKWFETLPEELQTSVIEKWGEPWNESEDIASSPMIWENSSGRYVVLPAVRCGSVWLMAQPARGFFQDEKALYHSSETPPTHQYIAFYMWLNNEFKPDAIIHMGTHGTHEWLPGQSCGMNRTSEWSPILLGDIPNIYPYIVANVGEGQTAEYRGNALIIDHLTPTMERAGAYAELENLTRLMQEYYGLEMNTQTKVAYQAEIIEEMESLSLDEELGINATELLAYNTTEFDLFVRDVLHEYIEDIEGDSIAYGLHVLSEVPSCNSLDPQEDELTDVVRALLGSDFEVNLTNAFYQEYPEGIPENDTKVNNLIWEVIRNGTDVHEAQEMVYGQSDPLISSDLEQGLGYLDLVLEPDDSELFSLIKRIVGEELKADLKTDFYSNTTEYPDGIPENDTKPDDLLWKVVCENVDSEEAQNQVYGWNNSSVTADLDYGADYKDQILYPHWDELVYMVRSMLGSSFESRVEAAFYSNTTEYPLGIPLTDTKVDRMIREVVVMNSTPEEAELDIYGTTNDTISEDLLTGLEYKQRLLNSNVELDRILSALDGCYIPPGPGNDPVSRTDAVPTGRNFYGINPELYPSEATWKMGKLLAQELLADYYEKYGDYPHKVAFSRFGVDFIQDHGTLEAEILYLLGVKPVWDDNGIVQGVELIPEEELLPSYDSSNPGRPRIDIVYVTAGMRDAFPDKIEMIDDAVKLANLAPDGNYSNYVNESTQVFYDKLYEEYLNETGNATAAAALAENLSTMRCYAVKDGTYELGVSNLVEASGNWDNEEEIAELYMNTMGYAYGSEIWGYKSSEIFAQNLADVDASVHSSTSNLYDAFDNDDFFQYFGGLNLAVYYLTGEYPEMYVSDTRDADSAEMVTLQEYLNKNLRSTYFNDKWIEGMMGSGYSGASMFSEFVDNVWGWDVTTDLISDDVWENIYGTYIDDPEMQKWFDDNSPATFQSITGRMLEAARKGYWDCDSETLESLATAYEKSVAENGATCCHHTCGNVLLTEFVEGFVSVPGFSQAMEKATKSSELDDKNFTTPKEEEKTSHSSSSTGKAEVVSDSGNQTQAEISDGGYGMDTSKPDAQKTEDSNYVEGYEMQKESTKNESPSSGISFSGADIVGIVFVFVSVTAIYLGLRKKKI from the coding sequence ATGAATAAAATGAAACGTGGTTTATTACTTCTAGCTTCATTACTTGTTTTTTTGCTTGTACCAGCTGTTTCAGCTGCAGAAAATCAGGTAAATGTAATGTATCTGGGTTATGGAGAAAACTACGCCCTCCAAAAAGCCAGTACTACTAATGAGTACAGTGAATACATAAATTTTACCAATATCAATGTGTACGGATCATCCTATGAGGCTAGCTCTTCACTATTGAATGCAGCCGAAAGTGGGCTTATAGAAAAACAGGATGTAATACTCTGTGATATGCTTTATAGTCCCATATATGATAGTGTAGAAGACTCATTTAAAAGAGCCCATGATAACGGAACCGTTTTTGTGGATATCCGGTCTGAAAATGAGCCCAAATTTTTTGATTATGTATACAGAGACTCGCGAAAAAACCCTGTTCGCTACTATTATGACCGAATGGGAGGCAGTGGAATAGGCCTTGATTATGCAGAAAAATTGCTTATCTGCCTTGCAAAGGAGTATGCAAACCGGTCGGATATCACCGCTGAATGGAACGTAAGCCTCATTAGTCAGGCGGACTGGGCAAAAATAAAAATCCTTTATCTGGGGCACAACGGTTGTCCTGCTCTGGAACTGGCAAACCAAACAAATCATTATAGTGATGATATCAAATTCCAGGTCCTTGAAGCTTACAACGAAGCAGGAGACGGACCTAGTGACGATTTGAAAACTGCAGCTGCGAGTGGGCTTCTGGAAGATCAGGATATCCTGATCTGTGATAATCTTTCCAGTTCAATTTACAATTACGATTCAAACCTGTTTTCTGATATCTGTAATGCCGGAGTTTATATTGTAAATATTCAGCCTCAGGGTCAGTCATTGACCTGGAAAAATTTTTTTAATTATGTGTATGCTTATGAAACCAACGAAACAACTTCCGGGGAGTTTGGGGGACCTGTAGACTATGATACCGCAATAGGCTATTACTATGACAATATGGGCACCGATACAGAAGAAGAAAAAAAGAATGCAGAAAACCTGTTAATCTATCTTTCCATAGAATATGGCTTCCGCCCCATATTAACAGAGGACTGGACTCTTGAAGACCTTGACAAAATAAAAATTATGTACTTGGGTCCGGAGCCAAACGATGCCCTTGAGCTGGCAGCCAGCAACAGCCGCTACAGCAGTCAGATTGAGTTTACCAACATCAAGGCATACGACAGTAACGGAGACCCCAGTGACGAACTGATGGAAGCAGTAGAAAGCGGACAGGTCGAAGAACAGAACCTTATATTCTGTGACCGTTTTTCATCTTCAATATATGAAGCCCTGAATGATAGTTTCTGGCAAGCACATACAAAGGGGACAGTTTTTGCAAGCTTCAATTCCTCAGGTACCCCTTCTTATTTTGACTATGCCTCCGATGGCTTTACAGACGATCCTATTTGCAATTTCTATCGCTACATGGGCACCGATGGGAAGGTCAGACAGAAAAATGCAGAATACCTGCTACACTATCTTGCGGAAAACTACGCCAACCGTCCAGAGATAACAAATAACTGGGAGCTTGTTCGTGTAATGTACCTGGGCTACGGGGCAAACTCTGCTCTTGAACTTGCAGGTCAGTCAAACCCTTATAGTTCTAATATCGAACTTTTGAACCTTAATGCATATAATAACAGTTCAAACTCAGGTGATGAAGCAGTAGTTGCCGGAAAATCCGGGCTTATGGAAATGCAGGACGTTATTGTATGTAATATGTTAAGCAGTGATATCTATGAAGCCCTGGGGGAATATTTTGAAAAAGCACATACAAACGGGACGACAATCATAGACATCAATTCATTTGACCCGCCTTCCCTTGCTCCTGAATATGTGGATTATGCTTACAATGGTTCGGAGAATACTACCTTTTGCAGTTATTTCCTCAATATGAGTGCAGAAACCGATGAGGGAATAGAAAACGCCGAGAACCTCATGATCTATCTTTCCAAAATATACAGCAATAAACAGAACTTTACAGGAGACTGGTCATATATTGAAAGTTCCGGCAGCAGCATCCCTATGGTGGGGATCTATTATCCAGGCTCTGACAATGAATCATTTTATTTTGAGGACACACCAACATACCTTGCCTGGTACAAACGTGGTTCTGAAAGCTACAGGAGCTATGACCCCAACAAGCCCACTATAGGGATCTGGTTCCACAGGACAGACTTGCAAAACGGATATACCGGGGTTGTGGATGCCATAATCCGGAATCTTGAAGACAAGGACTGTAATGTGATTGCAGGTTTTGACACTTTCGATAACATCACGGAGTATTACTGTGATGAAAACGGGACTCCCCTGGTTCAGTGCATGATTTCCCTTAAATCTTTCAGGCTAAATTACAACAACCCCGAACAGGGAATTGAAGAACTTAAAAATCTCAATGTTTCGGTCCTGAGAGGCATAGTGGCTGAGGAATCTGAATATGTGGACGCTGCAGACAGCAGCCGTGGGATTCCCACTGATCAGGTCGTCCGCAAAACTATCAGCCCTGACCTGGACGGAATCTTCGAATATATTGTTGTTGGCAAAAGTGAAAAAAACAGTACTACCGGTTATTATGAATACGTCCCGATGCCTAATCAGGTTGACTGGATTACGAATCGCTCCATCAAATGGGCCGAACTCAAGCTAAAAAATAATTCAGAGAAGAACGTCGCTGTAATCTATTACAACTATCCGTCAGGCAAAGATAATGTCGCAACTGCAAGCTATCTTGACGGCGTAAAAAGTTTATGTAAGCTTCTTGAGGTTATGCAGGAGAACGGCTATGATATAGATTATGTTCCTGAAGATTCTGATGAACTTCTGGACCGTTTAATGCTCCAGGGCTACAACGCAGGGTCTTGGGCCGAAGGTATGCTCGATGACCTTGTGGTAAACAGGACGGACTGGGGTGTCGAGCTTGTTCCCATAGAGACTTATCACAAATGGTTCGAAACCCTTCCAGAAGAGCTTCAAACATCTGTAATCGAAAAATGGGGAGAGCCCTGGAACGAATCAGAAGATATAGCCTCTAGCCCCATGATATGGGAAAACAGCAGTGGAAGATATGTTGTACTCCCTGCTGTCAGGTGCGGAAGCGTATGGCTTATGGCTCAGCCCGCAAGAGGATTTTTCCAAGATGAAAAAGCTCTGTACCATAGCAGTGAGACGCCCCCCACCCATCAGTATATTGCTTTTTACATGTGGTTAAATAATGAGTTTAAACCTGATGCAATAATCCATATGGGAACCCATGGCACCCATGAATGGCTGCCGGGACAGTCTTGCGGGATGAACAGGACGAGCGAATGGTCCCCTATTTTGCTCGGAGACATTCCCAATATCTACCCATATATCGTGGCTAATGTGGGAGAAGGGCAGACTGCAGAATATCGTGGAAATGCCCTTATTATCGACCACCTTACTCCTACTATGGAAAGAGCAGGAGCATACGCGGAACTGGAAAACCTCACACGGCTCATGCAGGAATATTACGGGCTCGAGATGAACACACAGACCAAGGTTGCCTACCAGGCGGAGATTATTGAAGAAATGGAAAGCCTGTCCCTTGATGAAGAATTAGGGATCAACGCAACCGAACTGCTTGCCTATAATACCACAGAGTTTGATCTCTTCGTAAGGGACGTTCTGCACGAGTACATTGAAGATATCGAAGGAGATTCCATTGCTTACGGTCTGCACGTCCTATCCGAAGTCCCTTCCTGTAACAGCCTTGACCCACAGGAGGACGAACTTACTGATGTTGTCAGAGCCCTGCTGGGTAGCGACTTTGAGGTAAACTTGACAAATGCCTTTTATCAGGAGTACCCGGAAGGGATCCCTGAAAATGATACGAAGGTCAATAATCTGATCTGGGAAGTAATACGTAATGGAACGGACGTTCATGAAGCTCAGGAGATGGTCTATGGTCAGAGTGATCCCCTTATAAGTTCAGACCTTGAACAAGGACTCGGATATCTGGATTTGGTACTTGAGCCCGATGACTCGGAACTGTTCTCTCTTATCAAGCGAATCGTGGGAGAAGAACTCAAAGCTGATCTCAAAACCGATTTTTATTCAAATACCACTGAATACCCAGATGGAATCCCTGAAAACGATACAAAACCTGATGATCTTCTCTGGAAAGTGGTTTGTGAAAATGTAGACTCTGAAGAAGCCCAGAATCAGGTATATGGCTGGAACAATTCCTCGGTAACAGCAGATCTCGATTACGGGGCTGATTACAAAGACCAGATCCTTTATCCACACTGGGATGAACTGGTATACATGGTGCGTTCAATGCTCGGGAGCTCTTTTGAATCCCGGGTCGAAGCAGCTTTCTATTCGAATACCACGGAGTATCCGCTGGGTATTCCCCTGACCGACACCAAAGTTGACAGGATGATCAGGGAAGTTGTTGTCATGAATTCCACTCCCGAAGAAGCAGAGCTAGACATCTATGGAACCACAAACGACACTATAAGCGAGGACCTGCTTACCGGGCTTGAGTACAAACAGAGACTTCTGAATTCGAATGTGGAACTGGACCGTATTCTTTCTGCTCTTGACGGCTGCTATATTCCACCGGGACCAGGAAATGATCCTGTATCCAGAACGGATGCCGTACCCACCGGTCGAAACTTCTATGGAATAAACCCGGAGCTCTACCCATCGGAAGCTACCTGGAAGATGGGAAAACTCCTGGCTCAGGAGCTGCTTGCAGATTATTATGAGAAATATGGAGATTATCCGCACAAGGTCGCATTCTCCAGATTTGGGGTGGACTTCATTCAGGACCACGGGACCCTTGAAGCCGAAATTCTCTACCTGCTGGGAGTAAAGCCTGTCTGGGATGATAATGGTATAGTCCAGGGAGTGGAACTGATTCCGGAAGAAGAACTTTTGCCTAGCTACGATTCTTCAAATCCCGGAAGACCGCGGATAGACATTGTTTACGTAACTGCCGGGATGAGGGACGCTTTTCCGGATAAAATCGAAATGATTGATGATGCAGTAAAACTTGCAAACCTCGCCCCAGACGGTAACTATTCTAACTATGTAAATGAAAGCACACAGGTATTCTACGACAAACTATATGAAGAATACTTAAATGAGACCGGAAACGCTACGGCGGCTGCCGCCCTTGCAGAAAATCTTTCCACAATGCGCTGTTATGCTGTGAAAGACGGGACCTATGAACTCGGGGTATCCAATCTGGTAGAGGCCAGCGGAAACTGGGACAATGAGGAGGAGATTGCGGAACTTTACATGAACACCATGGGGTATGCTTACGGAAGCGAGATATGGGGTTACAAGAGTTCGGAGATCTTTGCTCAGAACCTTGCGGATGTGGACGCTAGCGTCCATTCCTCTACATCAAATCTCTACGATGCTTTTGATAATGATGATTTCTTCCAGTATTTTGGAGGTCTGAACTTGGCAGTCTATTATCTGACGGGAGAATATCCCGAGATGTATGTCTCGGACACAAGGGACGCGGATTCTGCTGAAATGGTTACCCTTCAAGAATATCTAAACAAGAACCTGCGCTCTACTTACTTTAACGACAAGTGGATCGAAGGTATGATGGGATCAGGGTACTCTGGTGCTTCCATGTTTTCTGAGTTTGTAGATAATGTCTGGGGCTGGGATGTGACCACTGACCTCATCAGCGACGATGTTTGGGAAAACATCTATGGGACATATATCGATGACCCTGAGATGCAGAAATGGTTTGATGACAACAGCCCTGCAACATTCCAATCTATCACTGGAAGGATGCTGGAAGCCGCCCGCAAAGGCTACTGGGATTGTGACTCAGAGACTCTTGAAAGTCTTGCAACAGCATATGAAAAATCAGTTGCAGAAAACGGGGCAACCTGCTGTCACCACACCTGCGGAAATGTTCTTCTCACCGAATTTGTGGAAGGTTTTGTTTCTGTACCCGGCTTCAGTCAAGCAATGGAAAAGGCCACAAAATCCAGTGAACTCGATGACAAAAATTTTACAACACCCAAGGAAGAGGAAAAGACATCCCATTCCAGCAGTAGTACGGGGAAAGCCGAGGTTGTTTCAGACTCAGGAAACCAGACGCAAGCAGAGATTTCAGATGGAGGATATGGCATGGACACAAGCAAGCCGGATGCACAGAAAACGGAGGACTCCAATTATGTGGAAGGATATGAGATGCAAAAAGAATCCACCAAGAACGAAAGTCCCTCTTCGGGAATATCTTTTTCAGGAGCCGATATCGTGGGAATCGTCTTTGTATTTGTAAGTGTCACTGCAATCTATCTTGGATTAAGGAAGAAGAAAATCTGA
- a CDS encoding PQQ-binding-like beta-propeller repeat protein — translation MNKNIKIRFIPVILFFLSILLLSSTTMASNNTDTWSQFHKDTANAGFSSGGAPDTEKLLWVSDPIWAIPSSSPVIADGKVFIKCGVDHAPDSMSTNPDELRIVTIDEFTGNVISSDEIGLVSPGWGSLCYENGKIWYGQAEALNGGAMVADGKVFDSDGFSHHYCCTDAETEEELWNFTVTGVAIGTPAYYGGKVYLTSGPLFSSPGHVYCIDPDSGNEIWNQTLPYEAGGSPAVSEGVVYATTYDGKLYALDAEDGSILWNATVPSTDVSSTPAIAYGNIYISGGCPGFSTIETYCFNATTHELVWNTSAEDKIGGWTTSVAVADDMVFVGKYAEDDYFGYAGTYALDAHTGDVIWSYPHGGSSPAISDGIVFTIGADGRVYAFADSEEVLPAVSIKCNTSSLDFGTLASGNKSILHLNITNAGSSNVTISAEPEEGNTQLYNDTLFFGSTFWNQYSKLISSQKTEELKLVLDVPDGYEGELNKEKGNLIFWGESV, via the coding sequence ATGAATAAGAATATAAAAATAAGATTTATTCCAGTTATTCTGTTTTTTCTGTCCATTTTATTACTTTCCTCAACAACCATGGCTTCCAATAATACTGATACTTGGAGCCAGTTCCATAAAGACACTGCAAACGCCGGCTTCTCCTCAGGGGGAGCTCCGGATACTGAAAAACTGCTCTGGGTAAGCGACCCTATCTGGGCGATTCCCAGCTCTTCACCTGTAATTGCGGATGGGAAGGTTTTTATCAAGTGTGGAGTAGATCACGCTCCCGATTCGATGTCAACAAATCCCGATGAATTAAGGATAGTGACCATTGATGAATTTACGGGAAATGTAATTTCTTCCGATGAAATAGGTCTGGTTTCACCCGGATGGGGATCTCTCTGTTATGAAAATGGAAAGATATGGTATGGACAGGCGGAAGCTCTCAATGGTGGGGCAATGGTTGCAGATGGGAAAGTATTTGACAGTGATGGTTTCTCTCACCATTATTGCTGTACTGATGCAGAAACTGAAGAAGAACTCTGGAACTTTACAGTTACCGGAGTTGCAATCGGCACACCGGCATATTATGGAGGTAAGGTTTACCTAACAAGCGGACCGCTCTTTAGTTCTCCGGGACACGTTTACTGTATCGATCCCGATAGTGGGAACGAGATCTGGAACCAGACACTCCCTTACGAGGCAGGTGGGTCTCCTGCTGTCTCTGAGGGTGTTGTCTATGCAACTACTTACGATGGAAAGCTTTACGCGCTGGATGCCGAAGACGGGTCAATCCTCTGGAATGCAACTGTTCCAAGTACCGATGTTTCATCTACCCCGGCAATTGCTTATGGTAATATCTACATTTCGGGTGGATGTCCCGGATTTAGCACAATTGAAACCTACTGCTTCAACGCAACAACTCATGAACTGGTCTGGAATACTTCTGCCGAAGATAAGATAGGAGGCTGGACCACATCAGTTGCTGTTGCAGATGATATGGTCTTTGTAGGAAAATACGCCGAAGATGATTACTTCGGATACGCCGGCACATATGCTCTCGATGCTCATACAGGGGATGTAATCTGGAGTTATCCCCACGGAGGCTCTTCACCTGCAATTTCCGACGGGATAGTTTTCACAATTGGAGCTGATGGAAGAGTTTATGCCTTTGCTGATTCTGAGGAAGTTTTGCCAGCTGTTTCTATCAAGTGTAATACGTCCAGTCTTGACTTTGGAACTCTGGCTTCTGGAAATAAAAGTATTTTACACCTGAATATCACGAATGCCGGGAGCTCTAATGTAACTATTTCAGCCGAACCTGAAGAAGGCAATACCCAATTATACAATGATACGCTCTTTTTCGGCTCCACTTTCTGGAACCAGTATTCAAAGCTGATCTCAAGCCAAAAGACGGAAGAACTGAAACTCGTGCTGGATGTGCCTGATGGATACGAAGGAGAGCTGAATAAAGAAAAAGGAAATTTGATTTTCTGGGGGGAGTCTGTATAA